A window of bacterium contains these coding sequences:
- a CDS encoding PD-(D/E)XK nuclease family protein → MKELLTATRMTTLLGCPRRHFWRYEIGLKAETEAQALRFGTAWHAAMEARWQGLPFEAALAAAVKDVKFEEVQLATLSGLLAGYYRRHEQDPVKELHAEVEFRHPIEGSRTFDSAGKIDGLGVLQDGRLVLMEHKTTSDSVDPASDYWLRLRLNQQVMQYVVAARALGWDVQVILYDVTKKPAIRQKQGETAAQFGDRLAQDTQDRADFYYARREVPVLDQDLEEFKIQRFELSKLILALRQAERRTGLREQAWPRNVNAMSCQGCEFSGFCLQGVHADAQCVPSGFRVGAVHGELGTVGSGQ, encoded by the coding sequence ATGAAGGAATTATTGACGGCGACGAGGATGACGACGTTGTTGGGGTGCCCCCGGCGACATTTCTGGCGGTATGAAATTGGGTTGAAGGCGGAGACCGAAGCGCAGGCACTGCGATTCGGGACGGCATGGCACGCGGCGATGGAAGCGCGTTGGCAGGGGCTTCCCTTTGAGGCGGCCCTGGCGGCGGCCGTCAAGGATGTGAAATTCGAGGAAGTGCAACTGGCCACCCTCTCTGGACTGCTGGCCGGGTATTACCGGCGTCATGAACAGGATCCAGTAAAGGAACTGCATGCGGAGGTGGAGTTCCGACATCCGATTGAAGGATCCCGGACTTTCGATAGCGCCGGGAAGATTGACGGGCTCGGCGTCCTGCAGGACGGCCGTCTCGTCCTGATGGAACATAAAACCACCAGCGATAGTGTGGATCCTGCTTCGGACTATTGGCTGCGACTGCGGCTCAATCAACAGGTGATGCAGTACGTGGTCGCGGCCCGGGCGCTCGGTTGGGATGTCCAGGTGATCCTTTATGACGTGACCAAGAAACCGGCCATCCGTCAGAAGCAGGGCGAGACGGCCGCCCAGTTCGGGGATCGCCTCGCCCAGGATACCCAGGATCGGGCGGACTTCTATTACGCGCGCCGCGAGGTGCCGGTGCTCGATCAGGATCTGGAGGAATTCAAGATCCAACGTTTCGAGCTTTCCAAACTCATTTTGGCTCTCCGCCAGGCGGAGCGGCGGACGGGCCTGCGTGAGCAGGCGTGGCCGCGCAACGTGAATGCGATGAGTTGCCAGGGCTGTGAGTTCTCCGGGTTCTGCCTGCAGGGGGTCCATGCGGATGCGCAGTGTGTGCCGTCTGGGTTTCGTGTGGGGGCGGTGCATGGGGAGTTGGGGACAGTAGGCAGTGGGCAGTGA
- a CDS encoding helix-turn-helix domain-containing protein, translated as MNGSNELTRIGTPDAAQHLGITTRELKSLRKAKRIPFYRIGHRTVSYAVTDLDAFLAGCRVATAGEKKVGSGR; from the coding sequence ATGAATGGGAGTAACGAACTGACAAGGATTGGGACGCCGGATGCTGCACAGCATCTCGGGATTACAACCAGGGAACTCAAGTCGCTCCGGAAGGCGAAGAGGATCCCATTTTACCGGATCGGGCACCGGACGGTGAGTTATGCGGTGACAGACCTCGATGCGTTTCTTGCCGGGTGCCGGGTGGCAACGGCCGGGGAAAAGAAAGTGGGCAGTGGGCGGTAG
- a CDS encoding AAA family ATPase, translated as MSETKTPLFGKGTVRRIGLPAMPPAPPVAMARKSVQFGEVASSSGHRVLLYGPGGIGKTTLASQLPGPVAFIDLDESLPRLRLQLEESGRMANIMPVTGIHNWQTLRDVIQADGWEKVQSIVIDTGTRAEELAVAHTLETVLADGKRVTSVEGYGYGRGFGFVFDTFLPLLADLDRHARAGRNVVFVCHDCTSTVPNPAGEDWLRYEPRLQSPNSGKASIRLRVREWADHVLFVGYDVSVGKDGKGRGAGTRTLYSAEVPHCMAKSRTT; from the coding sequence ATGAGTGAGACGAAGACGCCGTTATTCGGCAAGGGGACTGTGAGAAGGATTGGGTTGCCGGCAATGCCCCCGGCACCGCCGGTGGCGATGGCGCGCAAATCGGTGCAGTTTGGGGAGGTGGCCTCGTCGAGCGGGCACCGGGTGTTGCTTTATGGTCCTGGCGGAATCGGCAAGACGACGCTGGCGTCGCAGTTGCCGGGGCCGGTCGCGTTCATCGACCTGGATGAATCGCTGCCGCGCTTGCGGTTGCAGTTGGAGGAATCCGGACGGATGGCAAACATCATGCCGGTGACGGGGATCCACAACTGGCAGACGTTGCGCGATGTGATCCAGGCGGATGGTTGGGAAAAGGTGCAGAGCATCGTGATCGACACCGGGACACGGGCCGAGGAACTGGCAGTGGCGCATACCCTGGAGACCGTCCTGGCAGATGGGAAACGGGTGACCAGTGTCGAAGGCTACGGGTACGGCAGGGGGTTTGGCTTCGTGTTCGACACGTTCCTCCCCCTGCTGGCTGATCTGGATCGCCACGCGCGAGCCGGTCGGAATGTCGTATTTGTCTGCCACGATTGTACATCCACGGTGCCGAACCCGGCCGGGGAAGATTGGCTCCGGTATGAGCCGCGCCTGCAATCCCCGAACAGCGGGAAGGCCTCCATTCGATTACGTGTCCGGGAATGGGCCGATCACGTCTTGTTTGTCGGGTATGACGTGAGCGTCGGGAAGGATGGCAAGGGGCGCGGGGCCGGGACCCGGACCCTGTATTCGGCGGAAGTGCCGCATTGCATGGCGAAGAGCCGGACGACGC